A genomic window from Glaciihabitans sp. INWT7 includes:
- the cysK gene encoding cysteine synthase A, whose product MPQRIYNDITEIFGNTPLVRLNKVAEGLGATVLAKLEFYNPSASVKDRLGIAIVDAAEASGELKPGGTIVESTSGNTGIALAMVGAARGYKVILTMPESMSKERRMILRAYGAELVLTPGPGGMQAAVDRAAEIVANTPGAVYAKQFANAANPAIHRATTGPEIWNDTEGAVDIFVSGIGTGGTITGTGGYLKEQKPDLVVIGVEPAESPILNGGAPGPHKIQGIGANFVPEILDREVYDEIIDIDIAQSVAMARRLAAEEGILAGISSGATVQAALEVAARPENAGKTIVVIVASFGERYLSTVLYEDLAD is encoded by the coding sequence ATGCCGCAACGCATCTACAACGACATCACCGAGATCTTCGGAAACACCCCGCTGGTGCGCCTGAACAAGGTCGCCGAGGGCCTCGGCGCCACGGTGCTCGCGAAACTCGAGTTCTACAACCCCTCCGCGAGCGTCAAGGACCGCCTCGGCATCGCCATCGTTGACGCGGCAGAGGCCTCCGGCGAGCTGAAGCCCGGCGGCACGATCGTGGAGAGCACGAGCGGCAACACCGGCATTGCCCTCGCGATGGTCGGCGCGGCCCGTGGTTACAAGGTGATCCTGACGATGCCGGAATCCATGAGCAAGGAGCGGCGGATGATCCTGCGCGCGTACGGCGCGGAACTCGTTCTCACCCCCGGCCCCGGCGGTATGCAGGCCGCCGTCGATCGGGCTGCCGAGATCGTGGCGAACACCCCCGGCGCCGTCTACGCCAAGCAGTTCGCCAACGCGGCGAACCCCGCCATCCACCGTGCCACCACCGGCCCCGAGATCTGGAACGACACCGAGGGCGCTGTCGACATCTTCGTGTCGGGTATCGGCACCGGCGGAACCATCACCGGAACGGGCGGATACCTCAAGGAGCAGAAGCCGGACCTCGTGGTCATCGGTGTCGAGCCGGCCGAGTCCCCGATCCTCAATGGGGGAGCGCCCGGTCCGCACAAGATCCAGGGGATCGGGGCGAACTTCGTTCCGGAGATCCTCGACCGTGAGGTCTACGACGAGATCATCGACATCGATATCGCCCAGTCGGTGGCGATGGCTCGCCGACTTGCCGCGGAGGAGGGCATCCTGGCCGGGATCTCGTCCGGAGCGACGGTGCAGGCGGCCCTCGAGGTCGCGGCCCGCCCGGAGAATGCCGGCAAGACCATCGTCGTCATCGTCGCCAGCTTCGGCGAGCGCTAC
- a CDS encoding thiolase family protein: MNNSAVIVDVIRTPSGRGKPGGSLSGVHPVDLLATTLRALVERNGVDPATVDDVIGGCVAQAGKQTYNVTRNAVLGAGFPDHVPAVTIDRQCGSSQQAAVFAAQGIMTGNYDIAIACGVESMSSAPIGYSIMGEDIYGEQVAARYPEGLVGQGISAELITSKWGFSRAQLDDFSARSHQLAAEATAGGFFANELIAVGDVTTDETVRPTTTAEGLAGLKPAFYTERFAERFPEIGWNITPGNSSPLTDAAAATLIMSESKAAELGLKPRARFHSFAVTGSDPLFMLTGVIPATAKVLSKAGLTVDDIDAFEVNEAFAPVPLAWLAETGADAAKLNPRGGAIALGHALGASGARLLATMVNHLEATEGRYGLQVMCEGGGMANATIIERL; the protein is encoded by the coding sequence ATGAACAACTCCGCAGTGATCGTCGACGTCATCCGCACCCCGTCCGGTCGCGGCAAGCCGGGCGGTTCGCTCAGCGGGGTTCATCCCGTGGATCTGCTCGCCACAACTCTGCGTGCCCTCGTCGAACGCAACGGTGTCGACCCCGCCACCGTCGACGACGTGATCGGCGGATGCGTCGCGCAGGCCGGCAAGCAGACCTACAACGTGACCCGCAACGCCGTGCTGGGCGCCGGGTTCCCCGATCACGTTCCCGCCGTCACCATCGACCGCCAGTGCGGATCGAGCCAGCAGGCGGCGGTGTTCGCCGCCCAGGGCATCATGACCGGCAATTACGACATCGCCATCGCCTGCGGAGTCGAGTCGATGAGCAGCGCGCCGATCGGCTACTCGATCATGGGCGAAGACATCTACGGAGAACAGGTTGCCGCGCGCTACCCCGAGGGTCTCGTCGGGCAGGGGATCTCTGCAGAACTCATCACGAGCAAGTGGGGATTCTCCCGTGCGCAGCTCGACGACTTCTCGGCGCGCTCGCACCAGCTCGCCGCCGAAGCGACTGCCGGCGGCTTCTTCGCCAACGAACTCATCGCCGTCGGCGACGTCACCACCGACGAGACCGTTCGCCCCACCACGACCGCCGAGGGCCTGGCCGGTCTGAAGCCGGCCTTCTACACCGAGCGTTTCGCGGAGCGGTTCCCCGAAATCGGCTGGAACATCACCCCGGGCAACTCCTCGCCGCTCACCGACGCGGCCGCGGCGACGCTCATCATGAGCGAATCGAAGGCGGCAGAGCTCGGGTTGAAGCCCCGCGCCCGCTTCCACAGCTTCGCCGTGACCGGCAGCGATCCCCTGTTCATGCTCACCGGGGTCATCCCTGCGACGGCGAAGGTACTCTCCAAGGCCGGTCTCACCGTCGACGACATCGACGCCTTCGAGGTGAATGAAGCCTTCGCCCCGGTTCCACTGGCCTGGCTCGCCGAGACGGGAGCGGATGCCGCGAAGCTCAACCCCCGCGGGGGTGCGATCGCCCTCGGGCACGCGCTCGGGGCATCCGGTGCACGCCTGCTCGCCACGATGGTGAATCACCTCGAGGCCACCGAGGGCCGTTACGGCCTGCAGGTGATGTGCGAGGGCGGTGGCATGGCGAACGCCACGATCATCGAGCGACTCTAG
- a CDS encoding CdaR family transcriptional regulator, translating to MSIDQHARRVIAPEHRAAHAESADFFLELVDAVGPITDGVVDQIIAGENEYAENPMPRELLQSIVRENIAALLATLAGATDSLAAPRRAGRIKAEHGIPMASLLHAYRLAGLQLWDEMMARSVGSQRAETLLHLSSDVWGIIDLFSGAAAESYRAFVDERDRRDEQARSVMLLSLLDGSATPGEVGRLLRALELPEHARYLVIAAERSSSGADPVPEVHGRLSAVGISSAWTAWKGEYVGLVGVPRHAEIDRAVSIVAAAATSRVGVSRTFTQLSASPGAVDQARMSVECIASPGVGIHRYGSAPLDLLLVAQPGYGAELRDSVFGRLFGPDCTDGAVLLDTLEAWFDAEGSTSDAGKRMHCHRNTVLYRLGRIAELTGRSVARPAEASELYAALRAVRLGGVRA from the coding sequence ATGTCCATCGATCAGCATGCGCGGCGAGTGATCGCGCCGGAGCACCGGGCGGCGCACGCCGAATCCGCCGACTTCTTCCTAGAGCTCGTGGACGCCGTCGGGCCGATCACCGACGGCGTAGTCGACCAGATCATCGCGGGGGAGAACGAGTACGCCGAGAATCCGATGCCGCGGGAGCTCCTGCAGTCGATCGTGAGGGAGAACATCGCCGCACTGCTCGCCACTCTCGCCGGCGCGACGGACTCGCTTGCCGCTCCTCGTCGGGCCGGTCGCATCAAAGCCGAGCACGGCATCCCGATGGCGAGTCTCCTTCACGCGTACCGGCTCGCCGGATTGCAGCTGTGGGACGAGATGATGGCGAGGTCGGTCGGCAGCCAGCGGGCCGAGACGCTGCTGCACCTCTCCTCGGATGTCTGGGGAATCATCGACCTCTTCTCCGGCGCGGCCGCGGAGTCCTACCGGGCCTTCGTCGACGAGCGGGACCGCCGCGACGAGCAGGCGCGCAGCGTCATGCTGCTGAGCCTGCTCGATGGGAGCGCGACTCCCGGGGAGGTCGGTCGGCTGCTCCGTGCGCTCGAGCTGCCGGAGCACGCCCGCTACCTGGTGATCGCGGCCGAGCGCAGCAGCAGTGGCGCGGATCCGGTGCCGGAAGTGCACGGTCGACTGAGCGCCGTCGGGATTTCGTCTGCCTGGACCGCCTGGAAAGGCGAATACGTCGGCCTCGTCGGAGTGCCGCGGCACGCGGAGATCGACCGTGCCGTTTCCATCGTGGCGGCGGCAGCAACCTCCAGGGTCGGTGTCAGCAGAACCTTCACCCAGCTCTCGGCCTCCCCGGGTGCCGTCGACCAGGCGCGGATGTCTGTCGAGTGCATCGCCTCCCCGGGCGTGGGGATCCACCGCTACGGATCGGCCCCCCTCGACCTGCTCCTCGTGGCGCAACCCGGCTACGGTGCCGAGCTGCGGGACAGCGTCTTCGGTCGGCTGTTCGGCCCGGACTGCACCGATGGTGCCGTGTTGCTCGACACCCTCGAAGCCTGGTTCGACGCCGAGGGGTCGACCTCCGATGCAGGCAAAAGGATGCACTGCCACCGCAACACCGTGCTCTACCGTCTCGGCCGCATTGCCGAGCTCACCGGACGCTCAGTGGCGCGCCCGGCCGAGGCCTCCGAGTTGTACGCGGCACTGCGAGCGGTTCGACTCGGCGGTGTCCGCGCCTAG